Proteins found in one Apostichopus japonicus isolate 1M-3 chromosome 16, ASM3797524v1, whole genome shotgun sequence genomic segment:
- the LOC139982765 gene encoding uncharacterized protein isoform X4, translating into MFQNGSLIINNVTLKHEQMFTARIVRGSDVEHYTIEVKLYVLPVPIYPVVNGLTNQQRIVIDDYSGGQVNCAMDRVRPNIELELVFLDNVPQDVSLSSIHSSVNNTDGTYNVSLVSNLTVGSSLIGILTLQCRVTGQMANLFPAVTLIDLVLNTNFPVVNGSNGEPRVVLYVEREDELKCSVGKALPNVSLEWVIVTPASSNQMLQEQTSTPPRDQVDEAVRINRNLWFRFPTDAIHARLECRLLIGRDIVRATTVELIIKDGHWQSYPTINGLTNQQHVVLDINREDELTCSWNGVPKYGYLKWDIINPSSDGIIITDHRTHTRDNGDGTYDLSLHSTLSVPNPSVLRVTLHCKEVAAPTDQWYPEITTAELLLPANSFPVINGLTSQQHVVLYIQRTDVLTCSMHRVSQEVSLQWLIITPASSEDISLDDQLSRSNNEDGTVNIALNSTVKVTSLSINRVTLQCKVSGLPADSPQVFSTQVELLLPPNCKEDLQTITILLDLVIGILIVILIVIVIVILLNIHSKGKAKQVQIKKKHSTR; encoded by the exons TCCTTCCTGTTCCTATATATCCTGTGGTCAATGGACTAACCAACCAGCAGCGTATTGTGATTGATGATTACAGTGGTGGTCAGGTGAACTGTGCCATGGACAGAGTCAGACCTAACATCGAACTTGAACTAGTTTTTCTGGACAATGTCCCACAAGATGTTTCTTTGAGCAGTATCCATTCCAGCGTAAATAACACAGATGGGACATACAATGTTTCCCTGGTATCTAATCTTACAGTTGGCAGCAGTTTAATTGGAATTCTTACACTACAATGCAGGGTTACTGGTCAGATGGCAAACCTTTTCCCAGCAGTGACTCTAATTGATCTTGTTTTAAATA CCAATTTCCCAGTGGTAAATGGATCAAATGGTGAGCCACGTGTAGTCCTTTATGTAGAAAGAGAGGATGAACTGAAGTGTTCCGTGGGTAAAGCTTTACCAAATGTTTCTCTGGAATGGGTCATTGTAACTCCAGCTTCATCAAATCAGATGTTACAGGAGCAAACCAGTACTCCACCAAGGGATCAGGTGGATGAGGCAGTTCGAATCAATCGTAACTTATGGTTTAGGTTCCCCACTGATGCCATTCATGCTCGTCTGGAGTGTAGGTTGTTGATTGGAAGAGATATTGTTCGGGCCACAACTGTTGAACTTATCATTAAAG ATGGACATTGGCAAAGTTATCCTACAATTAATGGATTGACAAATCAGCAGCATGTTGTCCTAGATATCAACAGAGAAGATGAACTGACTTGCTCGTGGAATGGAGTACCAAAATATGGGTATCTGAAATGGGACATCATCAACCCCTCATCTGATGGGATCATCATAACTGATCATCGCACTCACACAAGAGACAATGGAGATGGGACATATGACCTCTCACTTCACTCCACGCTGAGTGTCCCCAATCCATCAGTTCTCCGTGTTACTCTCCATTGCAAGGAGGTAGCAGCTCCAACAGACCAATGGTACCCAGAGATCACCACAGCAGAGCTTCTTCTGCCTGCAAACT CCTTCCCAGTGATAAATGGATTGACTAGTCAGCAACATGTAGTGTTGTATATACAGAGAACAGATGTACTGACTTGTTCCATGCATAGAGTCTCACAAGAAGTTTCTCTTCAATGGTTGATCATCACTCCTGCCTCATCAGAAGATATATCACTGGATGATCAACTTTCCAGGAGCAATAATGAGGATGGAACTGTTAACATTGCTCTTAACTCAACTGTTAAAGTTACTAGTCTTTCAATAAACCGTGTGACTCTTCAATGCAAAGTATCCGGTCTTCCAGCTGACTCCCCTCAAGTGTTTTCAACTCAAGTAGAACTTCTATTACCTCCAAACT GTAAAGAGGACCTCCAGACTATTACAATATTGTTGGACTTGGTGATTG GTATCCTCATCGTCATcctcatcgtcattgtcatcgtcatccTCCTCAACATCCACAGCAAAGGAAAAGCAAAACAG GTCCAAATCAAGAAGAAACACTCAACCCGTTAA